From the Bdellovibrio reynosensis genome, one window contains:
- a CDS encoding host attachment protein → MKTWIVVVNRTQAKVFACTNKRGDGIEFVTKLDNPRGRLRAQDINADKWGVFATLMSHGSRQEKKEGPTDRVAQEFAIKVSDFLDECLLQKNFDDLILIAEPQFLGRLRNLLGREVKALISQEIAKDLNLVSVDDLRSRLYPEVPSMPAERPQQPFP, encoded by the coding sequence ATGAAAACCTGGATTGTTGTCGTTAATAGAACTCAAGCGAAGGTATTTGCATGCACAAACAAGCGAGGTGATGGCATCGAGTTTGTGACAAAACTAGATAATCCCCGTGGGCGCTTAAGAGCGCAAGATATCAATGCTGATAAATGGGGAGTGTTCGCAACCTTGATGTCCCATGGCTCAAGACAAGAAAAAAAAGAGGGGCCAACGGATCGCGTGGCGCAAGAATTTGCAATTAAGGTTTCGGACTTTTTAGATGAATGCCTTTTACAAAAAAACTTTGATGATTTGATTTTAATCGCGGAACCTCAATTTTTAGGACGCTTGCGCAACCTTCTTGGAAGAGAAGTCAAAGCGTTAATATCGCAAGAAATTGCTAAGGATTTAAATTTAGTCAGCGTCGATGATTTGCGTAGCCGACTTTATCCCGAAGTTCCATCTATGCCAGCTGAGCGTCCTCAACAGCCTTTTCCATAA
- a CDS encoding extensin family protein, translating into MTKYKRQKPFLFVGNLNLKHVAGLLSLAFLVSCAGADDGEWASGEPDSTEAITETPQDTSPSEEDAAAAIIAPDHTLHFSFFEKTVKLAHGPGKTWNGCDPLAMVRGGYNSTKCGNGTVHPNYAEHLNKYFFGCVEKSARVAGYAQPERVFISHYGTYANRNARNSSKLSMHAYARAIDIKDFILYDRDKKTTKVSTNVKDFKGTTAKFYNAFRQCWKDTLPSKCRPGQREYSGSIGIPGSAMGGNSLHNDHIHLSFPLCAG; encoded by the coding sequence ATGACAAAATACAAAAGACAAAAACCTTTTTTATTCGTTGGAAACCTTAACCTTAAACATGTGGCTGGACTTCTTAGTCTAGCTTTCTTAGTAAGCTGTGCCGGCGCTGATGACGGAGAATGGGCCTCAGGAGAGCCCGATTCAACAGAAGCAATAACTGAAACTCCACAGGACACAAGCCCTTCTGAAGAGGATGCAGCGGCTGCAATCATTGCGCCTGACCATACCCTGCACTTTTCATTCTTTGAAAAAACCGTGAAGTTAGCCCATGGTCCTGGGAAGACCTGGAATGGCTGCGATCCGTTGGCTATGGTTCGCGGAGGCTATAATAGTACGAAGTGTGGTAACGGAACTGTTCACCCGAACTATGCGGAACATTTAAATAAGTACTTTTTTGGCTGCGTAGAAAAAAGCGCCAGAGTCGCTGGATACGCCCAACCAGAAAGAGTCTTCATCTCTCACTATGGGACTTACGCCAACCGCAACGCTAGAAATTCTTCAAAGTTAAGCATGCATGCCTATGCCCGTGCGATTGATATCAAAGATTTTATTCTTTATGATCGCGACAAAAAAACGACGAAAGTCAGCACGAACGTAAAAGACTTTAAAGGCACCACTGCGAAGTTCTACAATGCTTTTAGGCAATGTTGGAAGGACACTCTGCCCTCGAAGTGCCGTCCAGGGCAAAGAGAGTATAGTGGTTCTATAGGTATTCCAGGATCAGCGATGGGCGGTAACAGCCTTCACAATGATCACATCCATCTTTCATTTCCACTGTGTGCGGGGTAA
- a CDS encoding baeRF3 domain-containing protein, with protein sequence MLEKMTHEDLLRLTSVQDGPCISIYIPSMPAKTLELEYEALVRRASYLLSCDPRKDQQREEMRKTLLETLYNFDPTELLGGREQGLALFVNKHWRSYFLAGHELPSKVVVAESFHLKPLIEDIQGEHIYHILTLTGEEAVLLACDGDTGNDVHTFLFHQGSHSSSIHWKHGDDSETAQIPHLKSTLRGRGADDNKFKKKTSVKLFLRWIEAKISKEPGYKTHPLLIFTNETMFHAYKEISSHPAPVLCKIDPSKGVPRTDALIHQANDHIKKNIAQHKHHSAQEIDEMARQRRVIDDLVKISRAALSGQVRTLFLRNNIELWGQFHRQSAQFTLHPKQMDAKDDDILDDIACEVIRHGGEVIVVNDKDMPSASPAAAILNQ encoded by the coding sequence ATGCTCGAAAAAATGACTCACGAGGATCTATTACGACTCACCTCTGTCCAGGACGGCCCTTGCATCTCTATTTATATTCCCTCTATGCCTGCTAAAACCTTAGAGCTAGAGTATGAGGCCTTGGTCCGTCGTGCGAGCTACCTTCTAAGTTGCGACCCGCGCAAAGACCAGCAGCGCGAAGAGATGCGTAAAACTTTGTTAGAGACTCTTTATAATTTTGATCCCACTGAACTTCTGGGGGGACGTGAACAAGGACTTGCACTATTTGTGAATAAGCATTGGCGCAGTTACTTTTTAGCAGGGCATGAACTTCCATCTAAAGTGGTGGTTGCAGAATCCTTTCACTTAAAACCGCTTATCGAAGACATTCAGGGCGAACACATTTACCATATTCTAACTTTGACCGGGGAAGAAGCTGTCCTGCTTGCCTGTGACGGCGATACTGGAAATGATGTGCACACTTTCCTATTTCATCAAGGATCCCATAGCAGCAGCATCCACTGGAAACATGGTGATGACAGCGAAACTGCGCAAATTCCTCATTTAAAATCGACCCTGCGTGGACGTGGGGCTGACGATAATAAATTTAAAAAGAAAACCAGTGTGAAGCTTTTCTTGCGTTGGATCGAAGCTAAAATCAGTAAAGAGCCTGGGTATAAAACCCATCCGCTATTGATTTTTACTAACGAAACGATGTTTCATGCTTATAAGGAAATCTCTTCTCACCCTGCTCCCGTACTTTGTAAGATAGATCCTAGCAAGGGAGTGCCGCGCACAGATGCATTGATCCATCAGGCCAACGATCATATTAAAAAGAACATTGCCCAGCACAAACATCATTCTGCCCAAGAAATTGATGAAATGGCTCGCCAGCGTCGAGTTATTGATGATTTAGTAAAGATCTCGCGAGCTGCCTTAAGTGGCCAGGTGCGAACTCTGTTTTTACGAAATAATATAGAGTTATGGGGGCAGTTCCATCGTCAAAGTGCGCAGTTCACGCTGCATCCAAAACAAATGGATGCTAAGGATGATGACATCTTAGATGACATCGCCTGTGAAGTGATCCGCCATGGAGGCGAAGTCATTGTCGTTAATGATAAGGACATGCCTTCAGCTTCACCTGCTGCAGCCATTTTAAATCAGTAG